From Micromonospora sp. NBC_01699, a single genomic window includes:
- a CDS encoding TetR/AcrR family transcriptional regulator: MSPHDHGSAPHAAVGVPSGPEPTAAPEPAAPPRRSDATRAAILRAARERFAADGYERATIRAIATDAAIDPSMVMRYYGSKELLFAAAAEFDLRLPDFTDLPVDRVGSAMVAYFLDRWEQDETMVALLRAAATNPAAAARMRQIFADEVGPAVRAFAERAGAPPCTASAALPVDQRAGLISSQVLGLALTRYVLLLPPVVGLDRAALVDWLGPTIQRYLLGNP; the protein is encoded by the coding sequence GTGTCTCCGCATGATCATGGAAGTGCCCCGCACGCGGCGGTCGGCGTACCGTCGGGGCCCGAGCCGACGGCGGCGCCGGAGCCGGCCGCGCCCCCGCGCCGGTCCGACGCCACCCGGGCCGCGATCCTTCGGGCGGCCCGCGAACGGTTCGCCGCCGACGGTTACGAGCGCGCCACCATCCGGGCCATCGCCACGGACGCGGCGATCGACCCGTCGATGGTCATGCGCTACTACGGCAGCAAGGAACTGCTCTTCGCCGCCGCCGCCGAGTTCGACCTGCGCCTGCCGGACTTCACCGACCTGCCGGTGGACCGGGTCGGGTCGGCGATGGTCGCGTACTTCCTCGACCGGTGGGAACAGGACGAGACGATGGTCGCCCTGTTGCGGGCGGCCGCTACCAACCCGGCGGCCGCCGCGCGGATGCGGCAGATCTTCGCCGACGAGGTCGGCCCGGCGGTCCGTGCCTTCGCCGAACGTGCCGGGGCACCGCCCTGCACCGCGAGCGCGGCGCTCCCGGTCGACCAGCGGGCCGGCCTGATCTCCAGCCAGGTACTCGGTCTGGCCCTGACCCGATACGTGCTGCTGCTACCGCCGGTGGTGGGGTTGGACCGGGCGGCGCTGGTCGACTGGCTCGGACCCACCATCCAGCGCTACCTGCTGGGTAACCCGTAA
- a CDS encoding ATP-binding protein, which produces MVDDVLFGRESEQSRLTGQLDRVPVEGSALVLRGEAGVGKSTLLAATTARAGRRGLRVLATTGVQAEIEIPFAGLHRLLRAVLDDNANASDSDSDSDSDSANANANANANANANANGPLAARDTVLAAVGVVDAPIGQPFRVALAVLDLLTTAAARQPLLLAVEDAQWLDRPSWEVLTFVGRRLGSDPVVLVMAMRDGVECERRLASAGLPELRVEPLAEDAAAALLAYRAPDLSPALRTRVLAEAGGNPLGLVELAVVATRFGPDALLPASLPLTTRVERTFAALVGELPPATRTLLLVAALDDGDGLDEIVGATAGLETTPVTVADVQPAVTAGLVEVDDGFRVRFRHPLVRSALRQAAGVARRRQVHAALADRLAGADDRRVWHRAAATIGADEQVARDLTAAADRAARHGAVASALTAMERAAQLSEDARERADRLLRAAGYAVDLGDHAAVVRLVRGIEEQYLQPTDQARLSWLREAFLGGGWSGAAPLPAFVDIVDLMRRNGDTELALHSLVTLSVRSWWSNPDEQTRGLLLAAAERLDVPALDPRLVNVLAGVAPIERGAEALDRMSELMRRMDSDPGDLFLLGNGANAIGALGLATAFLASSVAGLRGQGRLGLLAVTLVNQAWTAAQLADIRLGLTAATEGRALALETGQPRWAMTADLNRAHVEALRGNGDTARQLADEVERLLLPTGANPILGMVQLTRGIEALAAGRPADAYRHLYRIFDPADSAYHQYLRFSAFGHLAEAGTRGGHHDEVASILRTLQPIAAATRSPILRVTVAYAEAVLAGADPDGDVDADAVFRARLGMDLSGWPFERARLQLAYGGWLRRRRRAVESRPYLREAGTAFDALGVVPWADRARRELRAAGEASRRPVDRQSLLTPQELQIAQLAATGLSNPEIAERLFLSRRTVSTHLYRIYPKMGISSRGELTEAMAATPEGRTDPPTDPH; this is translated from the coding sequence ATGGTGGACGACGTCCTGTTCGGGCGTGAGTCGGAGCAGAGCCGGTTGACCGGCCAACTCGACCGGGTCCCGGTGGAAGGCAGTGCCCTGGTGCTGCGCGGCGAGGCCGGCGTCGGTAAGTCGACCCTGCTCGCCGCGACGACGGCACGGGCGGGCCGGCGGGGACTGCGGGTGCTGGCCACGACCGGGGTGCAGGCCGAGATCGAGATCCCGTTCGCCGGGCTGCACCGCCTGCTCCGTGCGGTGCTGGACGACAACGCCAACGCCAGCGACAGCGACAGCGACAGCGACAGCGACAGCGCCAACGCCAACGCCAACGCCAACGCCAACGCCAACGCCAACGCCAACGGCCCGCTTGCCGCCCGCGACACCGTACTGGCGGCGGTCGGGGTGGTCGACGCGCCGATCGGTCAACCGTTCCGGGTCGCCCTCGCCGTACTCGACCTGCTCACCACCGCCGCCGCGCGGCAGCCCCTGCTGCTGGCGGTCGAGGACGCGCAGTGGCTGGACCGGCCGAGTTGGGAGGTGCTCACCTTCGTCGGGCGGCGGCTGGGATCCGACCCGGTCGTGCTGGTGATGGCGATGCGCGACGGCGTCGAGTGCGAGCGCCGGCTCGCCTCGGCCGGTCTGCCCGAACTGCGGGTCGAACCACTGGCCGAGGACGCGGCGGCGGCGCTGCTCGCGTACCGGGCTCCGGACCTGTCGCCCGCGCTGCGGACGAGGGTCCTGGCCGAGGCGGGCGGCAACCCGCTCGGCCTGGTGGAACTGGCCGTGGTGGCGACCCGGTTCGGCCCGGACGCCCTGCTGCCGGCCTCGTTGCCGCTGACCACCAGGGTGGAACGGACCTTCGCCGCACTCGTCGGCGAGCTGCCCCCGGCGACCAGGACCCTGCTGCTGGTCGCGGCGCTCGACGACGGGGACGGCCTGGACGAGATCGTCGGCGCGACCGCCGGGCTGGAAACCACACCGGTCACGGTCGCCGACGTGCAGCCGGCGGTCACCGCCGGCCTGGTCGAGGTGGACGACGGGTTCCGGGTCCGGTTCCGGCACCCGCTGGTCCGATCCGCGCTGCGCCAGGCGGCCGGGGTCGCCCGGCGCCGGCAGGTGCACGCCGCGCTCGCCGACCGGCTCGCCGGGGCGGACGACCGCCGGGTCTGGCACCGGGCCGCCGCCACGATCGGGGCCGACGAGCAGGTGGCGCGGGACCTCACCGCCGCCGCCGACCGGGCCGCCCGGCACGGTGCGGTCGCCTCCGCGCTGACCGCGATGGAACGCGCCGCGCAGCTCAGCGAGGACGCGCGGGAACGGGCCGACCGGCTGCTGCGGGCGGCCGGGTACGCCGTCGACCTGGGCGACCACGCCGCGGTCGTACGGCTGGTCCGGGGCATCGAGGAGCAGTACCTCCAGCCCACCGATCAGGCCCGGTTGTCCTGGCTGCGGGAGGCGTTCCTGGGCGGGGGCTGGTCCGGGGCCGCGCCACTGCCGGCGTTCGTCGACATCGTGGACCTGATGCGGCGCAACGGGGACACCGAACTCGCCCTGCACAGCCTGGTCACGCTGTCCGTACGGAGCTGGTGGTCGAACCCGGACGAGCAAACCCGTGGGCTGCTCCTCGCCGCCGCGGAACGGCTGGACGTGCCGGCGCTCGATCCTCGGCTGGTCAACGTGCTCGCCGGGGTCGCGCCGATCGAACGTGGGGCCGAGGCGCTCGACCGGATGTCCGAGCTGATGCGCCGGATGGACAGCGATCCGGGTGACCTCTTCCTGCTCGGCAATGGCGCGAACGCGATCGGGGCGCTCGGGCTGGCGACGGCGTTCCTCGCCTCGTCGGTCGCCGGGCTCCGCGGCCAGGGCCGGCTCGGCCTGCTGGCGGTCACGCTGGTGAACCAGGCGTGGACCGCCGCCCAGCTGGCCGACATCCGGTTGGGCCTGACCGCCGCCACCGAGGGCCGGGCGCTGGCGCTGGAGACCGGTCAACCCCGGTGGGCGATGACCGCCGACCTCAACCGGGCCCACGTGGAGGCCCTGCGCGGCAACGGCGACACGGCCCGGCAACTGGCCGACGAGGTGGAACGTCTGCTCCTGCCGACCGGAGCTAACCCGATCCTGGGGATGGTCCAGCTCACCCGGGGGATCGAGGCGCTGGCCGCCGGCCGGCCCGCGGACGCGTACCGGCACCTGTACCGGATCTTCGACCCGGCGGACAGCGCCTACCACCAGTACCTGCGGTTCTCCGCGTTCGGCCACCTGGCCGAGGCGGGTACGCGCGGCGGACACCACGACGAGGTGGCGTCGATCCTGCGTACGCTGCAACCGATCGCCGCCGCGACCCGGTCCCCGATCCTGCGCGTCACCGTGGCGTACGCCGAGGCGGTCCTCGCCGGTGCCGACCCGGACGGTGACGTCGACGCGGACGCCGTCTTCCGGGCCCGCCTGGGCATGGACCTGTCCGGGTGGCCGTTCGAGCGGGCCCGGCTCCAGTTGGCCTACGGCGGGTGGCTGCGCCGACGGCGGCGCGCGGTCGAGTCGCGGCCCTACCTGCGCGAGGCGGGCACGGCGTTCGACGCGTTGGGGGTGGTGCCGTGGGCCGACCGGGCCCGGCGGGAGCTGCGCGCCGCCGGCGAGGCGAGCCGCCGCCCGGTCGACCGGCAGAGCCTGCTGACGCCGCAGGAGTTGCAGATCGCGCAGCTCGCCGCGACGGGTCTGAGCAACCCCGAGATCGCCGAACGTCTCTTCCTGTCCCGGCGCACCGTCAGCACCCACCTGTACCGGATCTACCCGAAGATGGGGATCAGCTCGCGCGGGGAACTCACCGAGGCGATGGCCGCCACACCGGAGGGCCGGACCGACCCGCCGACCGACCCGCACTGA
- a CDS encoding GMC family oxidoreductase, with amino-acid sequence MGYDVVVIGSGFGGSVAALRLAEKGYSVAVLEAGRRFADDELPRTSWRTRRFLWAPRLGCYGIQRITLLRPAGRRAGDGAAKVLVLSGAGVGGGSLVYANTLYEPAPAFYDDPQWRHLADWRAELAPHYEQAKRMLGVTTYPRDTAADAAMRAVADRMGVGHTFRRAPVGVHLGRPGERVADPYFGGVGPERTGCLHCGECMTGCRHGAKNSLVKNYLWLAERLGVTIRPLTTVTAVRPARSGSGYEVESVRTGAWPGRRQRVHADQVIFAAGALETQRLLHRMRADGALPGLSPRLGALTRTNSEAILGASVPRGPARRHRPDFTDGVAITSSFHPDPDTHVEPVRYGHGSNLMGLLQSALVDGGPGRFRRWLGTLARHPLAHRHLLSVRGWSRRTVIALVMQSLDNSLTVHYRRTRLGRRRLATGPGHGAANPTWIPAGNRAVRLLAEQIGGIPGGAVTEPFDMPMTAHILGGAVIGGSPADGVVDAYQRVFGHPGLHVADGSAVSANLGVNPALTITAQAERAMSLWPNRGRPDPRPAPGEPYRVLAPVPPDNPAVPAAAPAALHWQPGGAPAGRPTDDPPDDPG; translated from the coding sequence ATGGGCTACGACGTGGTGGTCATCGGATCCGGTTTCGGCGGCAGCGTCGCGGCGCTGCGGCTCGCCGAGAAGGGCTACTCGGTCGCCGTCCTGGAGGCGGGGCGGCGGTTCGCCGACGACGAACTGCCACGGACCTCGTGGCGTACCCGGCGGTTCCTGTGGGCGCCGCGGCTCGGCTGCTACGGCATCCAGCGGATCACTCTGCTACGCCCGGCCGGGCGCCGGGCCGGTGACGGGGCGGCGAAGGTGCTGGTGCTCTCCGGTGCCGGGGTCGGCGGCGGCTCCCTGGTCTACGCCAACACCCTCTACGAACCGGCGCCGGCGTTCTACGACGACCCGCAGTGGCGACACCTCGCCGACTGGCGGGCCGAACTCGCCCCCCACTACGAGCAGGCGAAACGAATGCTGGGCGTGACCACGTACCCGAGGGACACGGCCGCGGACGCCGCGATGCGCGCGGTCGCCGACCGGATGGGGGTGGGTCACACCTTCCGACGGGCGCCGGTCGGGGTCCATCTCGGCCGGCCCGGCGAGCGGGTCGCCGACCCCTACTTCGGCGGGGTGGGACCCGAGCGGACCGGCTGCCTGCACTGCGGCGAGTGCATGACCGGCTGCCGGCACGGGGCGAAGAACAGCCTGGTGAAGAACTACCTCTGGCTGGCCGAACGGCTCGGCGTGACGATCCGGCCGCTGACCACGGTGACCGCCGTCCGGCCGGCGCGCTCCGGCTCCGGCTACGAGGTGGAGAGCGTACGCACCGGGGCCTGGCCGGGGCGCCGGCAGCGGGTCCACGCCGACCAGGTGATCTTCGCGGCCGGGGCGCTGGAGACCCAGCGGCTGCTGCACCGGATGCGGGCCGACGGGGCGCTGCCCGGCCTGTCGCCCCGACTCGGCGCGCTCACCCGGACCAACTCCGAGGCGATCCTCGGGGCATCGGTGCCCCGTGGGCCGGCCCGGCGGCACCGGCCGGACTTCACCGACGGGGTGGCGATCACGAGTTCCTTCCACCCGGACCCGGACACCCACGTCGAACCGGTCCGGTACGGCCACGGCTCGAACCTGATGGGGCTGCTCCAGTCGGCGCTGGTCGACGGCGGGCCGGGCCGGTTTCGCCGCTGGCTCGGCACCCTGGCCCGACACCCGCTCGCCCACCGCCACCTGCTCTCCGTACGCGGATGGTCCCGCCGTACGGTGATCGCGCTGGTCATGCAGTCGTTGGACAACTCGCTGACCGTGCACTACCGGCGCACCCGGCTGGGCCGCCGTCGACTGGCCACCGGCCCCGGACACGGTGCTGCCAACCCGACCTGGATCCCGGCCGGCAACCGGGCCGTCCGGCTGCTCGCCGAGCAGATCGGCGGCATTCCCGGCGGGGCGGTGACCGAGCCGTTCGACATGCCGATGACGGCGCACATCCTCGGCGGGGCGGTCATCGGCGGCTCGCCGGCCGACGGGGTGGTCGACGCGTACCAGCGGGTTTTCGGTCATCCGGGGCTGCACGTCGCCGACGGGTCCGCCGTGTCGGCGAACCTCGGGGTGAACCCCGCGCTGACCATCACCGCGCAGGCGGAACGGGCGATGTCACTCTGGCCGAACCGGGGCCGGCCCGACCCGAGGCCCGCCCCCGGCGAGCCGTACCGGGTGCTCGCGCCGGTGCCGCCGGACAACCCGGCGGTGCCCGCCGCCGCCCCGGCCGCCCTGCACTGGCAGCCGGGCGGGGCGCCGGCCGGCCGACCCACCGACGACCCGCCGGACGACCCCGGGTGA
- a CDS encoding hemolysin family protein, protein MGGYGFQVALVAVLVLVNAVFSGSEMALVSLRESQLQRLERGSRTGRVLARLARDPNRFLATIQIGITLAGFLASAAAAVSLSAPLVEPLGFLGSAAEPVSIVLVTIVLTFLTLVFGELAPKRIAMQRTEGWALFVARPLDMLSTFSRPAVWLLSRATNTVVRLTGADPDGGREEVSAEELRDMVAAQPSLTAEHRTIISGAFEVADRILREILVPRGEVTSLRADLPTGEGLRLLAKSGQSRAPVVTRAGLDNVVGVVHLRDLLDDTGTVGDHASEALFMPETLGVTDAIRQMRQQRQQFALVVDERGSIDGIVTMEDLIEEIVGEIYDETDRDVQAVIREPGGTLLLSGTFPIHDLPDLGLDLDEADDGDYTTIAGLLLARLGHIPTGPGETVEVPAFTAAVVEVTGHAITKVRLRPRSGGSAGGDDEIRHADGVASGR, encoded by the coding sequence GTGGGTGGCTACGGGTTTCAGGTGGCGCTGGTAGCGGTGTTGGTCCTGGTCAACGCGGTTTTCTCGGGCAGCGAGATGGCGCTGGTGTCGCTGCGGGAGAGCCAGCTGCAACGGCTGGAGCGCGGGTCGCGTACGGGCCGGGTGCTGGCCCGGCTGGCGCGGGACCCGAACCGGTTCCTGGCCACCATCCAGATCGGCATCACCCTGGCCGGCTTCCTCGCCTCGGCCGCCGCCGCGGTCTCGCTGTCCGCGCCGCTGGTCGAGCCGCTGGGCTTCCTCGGCTCGGCGGCCGAGCCGGTGTCGATCGTGCTGGTGACGATCGTGCTGACCTTCCTCACCCTGGTCTTCGGCGAACTGGCCCCGAAACGCATCGCCATGCAGCGCACCGAGGGCTGGGCCCTGTTCGTCGCCCGCCCGCTGGACATGCTCTCCACCTTCTCCCGGCCGGCGGTGTGGCTGCTCAGCCGGGCGACGAACACGGTCGTACGGCTGACCGGCGCCGACCCGGACGGCGGCCGGGAGGAGGTCAGCGCCGAGGAACTGCGGGACATGGTGGCCGCGCAGCCGAGCCTGACCGCCGAACACCGCACGATCATCAGTGGCGCGTTCGAGGTGGCCGACCGGATCCTGCGGGAGATCCTGGTGCCCCGGGGCGAGGTCACCAGCCTGCGGGCGGACCTGCCCACCGGCGAGGGGCTCCGGCTGCTCGCCAAGTCCGGACAGTCCCGCGCGCCGGTGGTCACCCGGGCCGGTCTGGACAACGTCGTCGGGGTGGTGCACCTGCGCGACCTGCTTGACGACACCGGCACGGTGGGCGATCACGCGTCCGAGGCACTGTTCATGCCGGAGACCCTGGGGGTGACCGACGCGATCCGGCAGATGCGCCAGCAACGGCAGCAGTTCGCCCTGGTCGTGGACGAACGCGGCTCGATCGACGGCATCGTGACAATGGAGGACCTGATCGAGGAGATCGTCGGGGAGATCTACGACGAGACCGACCGGGACGTGCAGGCGGTGATCCGCGAGCCGGGCGGGACTCTGCTGCTCTCCGGCACCTTCCCGATCCACGACCTGCCCGACCTCGGCCTCGACCTGGACGAGGCCGACGACGGCGACTACACCACCATCGCCGGGCTGCTGCTGGCCCGTCTCGGTCACATTCCGACCGGGCCCGGCGAGACGGTCGAGGTGCCCGCGTTCACCGCGGCGGTGGTCGAGGTGACCGGACACGCGATCACCAAGGTCCGGCTGCGTCCCCGCTCGGGTGGGTCGGCCGGTGGCGACGACGAGATCCGGCACGCGGACGGGGTCGCCAGCGGCCGGTAG
- a CDS encoding alpha/beta hydrolase: protein MSEAAHQLPPSTEEQIAAANASGRAPVVFIHGLWLLPSSWNRWAEVFEAAGYAPLTPGWPDDPETVEEAKAHPEVFADKTIGQVADHYADVIGKLDRKPAVIGHSFGGLLTQILAGHGLAAASVAIDAAPFRGVLPLPISALRSAAPVLGNPANRHRAVPLTFDQFRFAFANAVTEDEARELYETYAVAAPGAPLFQAAAANLNPWTEAKVDSTNPERGPMLIVSGERDHTVPRAISEATFDRQKRNEGVTEFVEIPNRGHALTIDSGWREVADTALTFVKRFV from the coding sequence ATGTCTGAAGCCGCGCACCAGCTACCCCCCAGCACCGAGGAACAGATCGCCGCGGCCAACGCGAGCGGCCGCGCGCCGGTCGTGTTCATCCACGGTCTCTGGCTCCTGCCGAGCAGCTGGAACCGGTGGGCGGAGGTGTTCGAGGCCGCCGGCTACGCGCCGCTGACCCCGGGCTGGCCGGACGACCCGGAGACGGTCGAGGAGGCAAAGGCCCACCCGGAGGTCTTCGCCGACAAGACGATCGGGCAGGTGGCCGACCACTACGCCGACGTCATCGGCAAGCTGGACCGCAAGCCGGCGGTGATCGGGCACTCCTTCGGCGGCCTGCTCACCCAGATCCTCGCCGGGCACGGACTGGCGGCGGCGTCGGTGGCGATCGACGCGGCACCGTTCCGCGGCGTGCTGCCGCTGCCGATCTCCGCGCTGCGGTCGGCGGCGCCGGTTCTCGGTAACCCGGCGAACCGGCACCGGGCCGTTCCGCTCACCTTCGACCAGTTCCGGTTCGCGTTCGCGAACGCGGTGACCGAGGACGAGGCGCGGGAGTTGTACGAGACGTACGCCGTCGCGGCGCCGGGGGCACCGCTGTTCCAGGCCGCCGCCGCGAACCTGAACCCGTGGACCGAGGCGAAGGTCGACAGCACCAACCCCGAGCGGGGGCCGATGCTGATCGTCTCCGGCGAGCGGGACCACACGGTGCCGAGGGCCATCTCGGAGGCGACGTTCGACCGGCAGAAGCGCAACGAGGGCGTGACCGAGTTCGTGGAGATCCCGAACCGGGGCCACGCGCTGACGATCGACAGCGGCTGGCGCGAGGTCGCCGACACCGCTCTCACCTTCGTCAAGCGTTTCGTCTAA
- a CDS encoding LLM class F420-dependent oxidoreductase: MRLGIQIPTFTWPNGPAALGPDLAAIARTADEAGFEYLALMDHFFQIRTVGPSEAEMLEAYTTLGFLAAHTERVRLLTLITGVHHRPAGLLAKTVTTLDVLSGGRAMLGIGAGWNEEESLGLGFGFPPVAQRFEMLEETLQFVLQMWSDDEGPYTGRHVRATRTLNSPQPLSRPHPPIMIGGGGEKKTLRLVAKYAQACNLFNTPELPHKLDVLRRHCDNEGRDYDEITKTVYQFMDIGDNGEKTEELIDQLGKLDELGFDLAIGAVPQLPRLDVLERIGTDVVPVVARF; this comes from the coding sequence ATGAGACTCGGTATCCAGATTCCCACCTTCACCTGGCCCAACGGACCGGCCGCGCTCGGTCCCGATCTCGCGGCCATCGCCCGTACGGCCGACGAGGCCGGGTTCGAGTACCTCGCCCTGATGGACCACTTCTTCCAGATCCGGACGGTGGGCCCGAGCGAGGCCGAGATGCTGGAGGCGTACACGACCCTCGGGTTCCTCGCCGCGCACACCGAACGCGTCCGGCTGCTGACCCTGATCACCGGCGTACACCACCGCCCGGCCGGGCTGCTGGCGAAGACCGTGACGACGTTGGACGTACTGTCCGGTGGGCGGGCGATGCTCGGCATCGGGGCCGGCTGGAACGAGGAGGAGTCGCTCGGGCTCGGCTTCGGGTTTCCCCCGGTCGCGCAACGCTTCGAGATGCTGGAGGAAACCCTTCAGTTCGTGCTCCAGATGTGGTCCGACGACGAGGGGCCCTACACCGGTCGGCACGTCCGGGCCACCCGTACGCTGAACTCGCCGCAGCCGCTGAGCCGGCCGCACCCACCGATCATGATCGGCGGCGGCGGGGAGAAGAAGACGCTCCGGCTGGTGGCGAAGTACGCCCAGGCGTGCAACCTGTTCAACACCCCCGAGCTGCCGCACAAGCTCGACGTGCTCCGGCGGCACTGCGACAACGAGGGCCGCGACTACGACGAGATCACCAAGACCGTCTACCAGTTCATGGACATCGGGGACAACGGCGAGAAGACCGAGGAGCTGATCGACCAGCTCGGCAAGCTCGACGAACTCGGCTTCGACCTGGCGATCGGCGCGGTGCCGCAGCTGCCGCGACTGGACGTCCTCGAACGGATCGGCACCGACGTCGTACCCGTGGTCGCGCGCTTCTGA
- a CDS encoding FAD-dependent oxidoreductase, translating into MLPTNCDVLVVGAGPAGLVTAVQLARRGVDVTVVDRVAQGHNTSRAAAVHARTLEVLDGVGVAGPLVRRGIPAARVTLRDGDRTLLTMRFDGLPTPFPYVLLVPQSVTEEVLLDRLTALGGRVLRPYRVVGLSPDGTGSRVTFAGGETVRARFVVGADGMHSTVRQLAGIGFHGTDSEDSFVLADVRIDTALPRDEVILFFSRTGLLVWAPLPDGSVRIVAEVADPPEHPDVAYAQSLLDARGPTGRRSTVTEVLWGSRFRVHHRVAESFRAGPVLLAGDAGHVHSPAGGQGMNLGLRDGAALGTALADVLSGAPETVLDAYAAARRSVAREVVGFAGRLTRVGTAAAPLRPLRNTALRLLSTAPAARRQLAGRLAGLADR; encoded by the coding sequence ATGTTGCCCACCAACTGCGACGTACTCGTCGTCGGCGCCGGACCGGCCGGGCTGGTCACCGCCGTGCAGCTCGCCCGGCGCGGCGTCGACGTGACCGTGGTGGACCGGGTCGCGCAGGGCCACAACACCTCGCGCGCCGCCGCCGTACACGCCCGGACCCTTGAGGTGCTGGACGGCGTCGGTGTCGCCGGACCACTGGTGCGACGGGGCATCCCCGCCGCCCGGGTCACCCTCCGAGACGGCGACCGGACCCTGTTGACGATGCGCTTCGACGGCCTGCCGACCCCGTTCCCGTATGTCCTGCTGGTGCCGCAGTCGGTGACCGAGGAGGTACTGCTGGACCGGTTGACCGCGCTCGGCGGCCGGGTGCTCCGGCCGTACCGGGTGGTCGGCCTGAGCCCGGACGGGACCGGCAGCCGGGTCACCTTCGCCGGCGGGGAAACCGTCCGGGCCCGCTTCGTGGTGGGCGCCGACGGCATGCACAGCACGGTCCGGCAACTCGCCGGCATCGGCTTCCACGGTACGGACAGCGAGGACTCCTTCGTCCTCGCCGACGTACGGATCGACACCGCGCTCCCCCGCGACGAGGTGATCCTCTTCTTCTCCCGCACCGGACTGCTGGTCTGGGCACCCCTGCCCGACGGCAGTGTCCGGATCGTCGCCGAAGTGGCCGACCCACCCGAGCACCCCGACGTCGCGTACGCACAGTCGCTGCTCGACGCACGCGGCCCGACCGGGCGGCGCAGCACCGTGACCGAGGTGCTCTGGGGTTCACGCTTCCGGGTGCACCATCGGGTGGCGGAATCGTTCCGGGCCGGGCCGGTTCTACTCGCCGGCGACGCCGGCCACGTGCACAGTCCCGCCGGCGGCCAGGGCATGAACCTCGGCCTGCGCGACGGGGCGGCGCTCGGCACCGCGCTGGCCGACGTACTGTCCGGCGCACCCGAGACGGTGCTCGACGCGTACGCGGCGGCCCGCCGGTCGGTCGCCCGCGAGGTGGTCGGGTTCGCCGGCCGACTCACCCGGGTGGGCACCGCGGCGGCCCCACTGCGGCCGCTGCGCAACACGGCACTCCGGCTGCTCTCCACCGCCCCGGCCGCCCGGCGCCAACTGGCCGGGCGGCTCGCCGGGCTGGCCGACCGCTGA